A genomic window from Solanum stenotomum isolate F172 chromosome 10, ASM1918654v1, whole genome shotgun sequence includes:
- the LOC125842745 gene encoding CASP-like protein 1C1, whose amino-acid sequence MAKTKISIGVRFIIFATTLAAALTMLSTTQMVHMKDGYTFLPSYKNSNNGYSFKATYKNWNSFQFFIAVNFLGAAYNLLVIILPDGSRLWKLVVVLDMVITMVLVASCAAALETYALLKNGNIQASWQPICRFVPIFCAKALGAIVTCICGLFTNTLLLFYSFHIIFNPLLIKPEDDN is encoded by the exons ATGGCGAAGACAAAAATTTCTATTGGAGTAAGATTCATAATCTTTGCTACAACGTTAGCAGCTGCACTTACCATGTTGTCTACCACACAAATGGTTCACATGAAAGATGGATACACTTTTTTACCATCTTATAAGAATTCCAACAATGGATACTCTTTCAAAGCAACATACAAGAATTGGAATAGCTTTCA GTTCTTTATAGCCGTGAACTTTCTTGGAGCTGCTTACAACCTTCTAGTTATAATCCTTCCTGATGGGAGTCGTCTATGGAAGTTGGTCGTTGTTTTGGATATG gTTATTACAATGGTACTTGTTGCAAGTTGTGCTGCAGCACTAGAGACGTACGCTCTACTCAAGAATGGAAATATTCAAGCAAGTTGGCAACCCATTTGCCGTTTTGTTCCAATTTTCTGTGCAAAAGCATTAGGAGCAATTGTCACATGCATTTGTGGATTATTCACAAatactttacttcttttttattcttttcatattatCTTTAACCCTCTCCTAATCAAACCTGAAGATGACAATTAA